The following proteins are co-located in the Fluviicola sp. genome:
- a CDS encoding DUF202 domain-containing protein: MNEEKGSVEQKKISDHLSNERTLLAWVRTSVGIMAFGFVVVEFSLFTKEMNVALEIEVQGNHYSYSGPIGIIIVAIGAMSSLFALLRYRRIRKEIDLGEFKHNPILLNITVILIFVISILLLAYLIKISS, encoded by the coding sequence ATGAACGAGGAGAAAGGAAGTGTGGAACAAAAAAAGATATCGGACCATTTGTCGAATGAGCGGACTTTGCTTGCCTGGGTGCGCACCAGTGTCGGTATCATGGCATTTGGTTTTGTGGTGGTGGAATTTTCCCTGTTTACCAAAGAAATGAACGTGGCACTGGAAATAGAAGTCCAGGGAAACCATTACAGTTATTCAGGCCCGATCGGAATCATCATTGTCGCCATTGGTGCAATGAGTTCCCTGTTTGCTTTGCTGCGTTACCGGCGCATCCGAAAAGAAATCGACCTGGGAGAATTTAAGCACAATCCCATCCTTTTAAATATTACCGTCATCCTGATCTTTGTGATTAGCATATTATTACTGGCCTACCTGATTAAGATCAGTTCATAA
- a CDS encoding mercuric reductase, which yields MKKFDAIIIGSGQAGTPLAFRLADEGMQVLMVEKNTVGGTCVNSGCTPTKTYVASARRMWDVFHAEELGVSLSGKPKADLQKIKQRKDGIVSESVHGIETGFRDNPNITFVKGEASFVSPYEIKVSDTIYTAPKIFINVGARALVPEEYREADYLTNESVLELTELPQHLLIIGGSYIGLEFGQLFKRFGSEVTIIERSAQIINREDEDVSQSIRESLESDGVKFLTNVQNIAASGKTGEIQVTYEQDGKAHTVSGTHLLLAIGRVPNTDLLNLEAATIATDKRGYIRVNDYCETNVEGVFALGDCNGKGAFTHTAYNDFEVVASYLFEGKKRKISDRIMTYGLFVDPPLGRAGMTKKEALEKGLKVREAYIEMKQIRRAVEKGETKGFIRMLVNDRDQLIGAAVLGVGGDEIISGILNLMVSDIPYTALRDTMVLHPTVSELIPTALGKLKEIN from the coding sequence ATGAAAAAATTCGACGCGATTATCATTGGTTCCGGACAGGCGGGAACCCCTTTGGCATTTCGCCTGGCTGACGAGGGAATGCAGGTCTTAATGGTTGAAAAAAACACGGTTGGCGGCACTTGTGTCAACAGTGGCTGTACACCTACGAAAACCTATGTCGCAAGTGCCCGCAGAATGTGGGATGTCTTCCATGCCGAAGAATTGGGTGTTTCACTTTCCGGGAAACCGAAAGCTGATCTCCAAAAGATCAAACAGCGTAAAGACGGAATTGTTTCCGAATCCGTTCACGGAATAGAAACGGGGTTTCGGGACAATCCCAACATCACTTTTGTGAAAGGCGAGGCTTCATTTGTTTCCCCCTATGAGATCAAAGTCAGTGATACGATTTATACCGCGCCGAAAATTTTTATCAATGTGGGTGCGCGTGCACTTGTTCCCGAAGAATACCGGGAGGCAGATTACCTGACAAATGAATCGGTTTTGGAGTTGACGGAATTACCCCAACACTTGCTGATCATCGGAGGCAGTTACATCGGCCTGGAATTCGGACAGCTGTTTAAGCGCTTCGGAAGTGAAGTCACGATCATAGAACGGTCGGCGCAAATCATTAACCGCGAAGATGAAGATGTGAGCCAATCCATCCGGGAAAGTTTGGAAAGCGACGGTGTAAAGTTCCTGACCAATGTTCAAAATATCGCTGCAAGTGGCAAAACCGGCGAAATTCAGGTAACTTACGAACAGGACGGGAAAGCACATACTGTTTCCGGAACGCATTTGCTCCTGGCAATCGGGAGAGTGCCGAATACGGATCTGTTGAACCTGGAGGCTGCAACTATTGCCACCGATAAGCGCGGGTATATCCGGGTAAACGATTACTGTGAAACCAACGTGGAAGGCGTTTTTGCACTGGGCGACTGTAACGGGAAAGGTGCTTTTACCCACACGGCTTACAACGATTTTGAGGTGGTGGCTTCTTACCTGTTCGAAGGAAAAAAACGAAAGATTTCAGACAGGATCATGACTTACGGACTTTTCGTGGATCCACCGCTGGGAAGAGCAGGGATGACGAAAAAAGAAGCCCTGGAAAAAGGATTGAAAGTCCGCGAAGCTTATATTGAAATGAAGCAAATCCGGCGGGCAGTGGAAAAAGGAGAAACCAAAGGCTTTATCCGCATGCTGGTTAATGACCGGGATCAATTAATAGGAGCCGCAGTTTTGGGAGTAGGAGGTGACGAAATCATTTCCGGGATACTCAACCTGATGGTGTCGGATATTCCATACACCGCGCTCCGGGATACGATGGTTTTGCATCCGACGGTTTCAGAACTGATCCCGACCGCTTTGGGAAAATTAAAAGAGATTAACTAA
- a CDS encoding T9SS type A sorting domain-containing protein, translating to MKNLTLFICMLAGMSQHAMSQTATGTFTQTPCNNDGVFSVSTTGVPLPITYTYYTDGGTVVHSNVNSTTDQLTGIAMSNYGYIYCQVSSGNIMAYAQAGYTPSFTFEVNVVSPLCPATMGTITATQVNGTPGPFTYSWINQQTLTSYSGNNASVPIGDYQAMITDQTTGCVLNIMDTSINVHQLSNVTATINTTNASCTNGTATAVASGGVAPYTYLWSTGATSASISGMSQGFYPLTVTDAQGCQSNNLGATILQSPHINVNVTVTNATCLQPNGSAMAFGSGGMNPYTYSWSNGQTGNNATNLNGGNAYTVIATDANGCIGQGYAYINTNTPINVSYSSTASQCTAPTGSATLAPTGGTAPYTYSWSSYPAVTGATLSNVPAGTYPFQVTDNVGCIRTGSVVVSPISTINANVQASTVICPATTGAVTAAVSGTNGPFTYQWSNGATTSSISGVPLGTYSCVITDAVSCSVTKSVLLDATSPVNVGVSTVGASCIYSTDGTATAVVSGGTAPYTYAYSNGTITQNATNLGVDDYYLTVTDANGCSSWKHFWIANANTSQSCYCTISGTVYADANANCTHDSGENGIENIMIHCSGFGYTFTDANGHYSFRVPTGTYTISEQVNSYYPLSACQSNTNTVNVVAASGCNTVVDFSNGTTPMHDLKITTINSNLPPIPGNSYQQKVIVRNEGTVTESGVQLGYSHDGQLAFVNASSPGFVQLNSTAYPNNYSVQTGFPSLNPNGTHVMLLDYSTPTNIPLGTLVNVYDTVAGAAPIATDWLTDNTPWNNVNTHQTTVIGSYDPNYKEVTPKGTGTTGLVPMETKEFDYTIHFQNEGTYFAQNISVTDQLDADFDWTTFKPGYSDHHYTATMSETGLVTFTFANINLPWKDGFGDALSSGLVQYSIQRKTTTPVGTVFTNTADIFFDYNAPITTNTTVNTLDEPASINEIAASVDGVTVDLYPVPTRDQLNIRVNNVSKSGSAVVSVIDLAGKVIFSDKVTLEEGSTLVTKNLSGLMTGTYLTRIQFENGSAIVKKIVVSNN from the coding sequence ATGAAAAACCTTACTCTTTTCATATGCATGCTGGCCGGTATGAGTCAGCATGCAATGAGTCAGACAGCTACCGGGACTTTCACACAGACGCCCTGTAACAACGACGGCGTCTTTTCAGTCTCTACAACCGGAGTTCCCCTCCCAATTACCTACACCTATTATACGGACGGGGGCACGGTAGTTCATTCCAATGTGAACTCCACAACGGATCAATTGACCGGCATCGCCATGTCCAATTACGGCTATATCTATTGCCAGGTAAGCAGTGGAAATATAATGGCATATGCGCAGGCAGGTTACACACCTTCCTTTACGTTTGAAGTGAATGTTGTTTCACCGCTTTGCCCGGCTACCATGGGAACAATTACTGCTACGCAGGTAAACGGAACTCCCGGGCCTTTTACGTACAGTTGGATAAATCAACAAACACTAACCAGTTATTCCGGGAATAATGCAAGTGTTCCTATTGGAGATTACCAGGCAATGATAACGGACCAAACAACCGGTTGTGTATTGAATATTATGGATACTTCCATTAATGTACATCAGTTATCGAACGTTACAGCAACCATCAACACTACCAATGCCAGTTGTACGAATGGAACGGCAACAGCAGTTGCTTCAGGTGGTGTGGCACCTTACACTTATTTATGGAGCACAGGCGCAACCAGCGCTTCCATTTCCGGGATGAGCCAGGGATTTTATCCTTTGACGGTTACCGATGCACAAGGATGTCAGTCCAATAACCTGGGAGCTACCATTTTGCAAAGTCCTCATATCAATGTAAACGTAACTGTTACAAATGCAACCTGTTTGCAGCCGAACGGAAGTGCTATGGCATTCGGCTCAGGAGGTATGAACCCCTACACTTATTCCTGGAGCAACGGCCAAACGGGGAATAATGCTACTAACTTAAACGGAGGAAATGCCTACACGGTCATTGCCACAGATGCAAATGGTTGTATCGGGCAGGGATATGCTTATATAAACACCAATACACCGATCAACGTTTCGTACAGTTCTACAGCCAGTCAGTGTACTGCACCTACAGGTTCGGCAACGTTAGCACCAACGGGTGGAACAGCTCCTTATACTTATTCCTGGAGTTCGTATCCGGCAGTAACAGGGGCAACCTTATCGAATGTTCCTGCAGGAACTTACCCGTTCCAGGTTACAGACAACGTGGGATGTATCAGAACTGGTTCTGTGGTAGTCAGCCCGATCAGTACAATCAACGCAAATGTTCAGGCATCTACCGTTATTTGTCCGGCAACAACAGGGGCAGTAACAGCAGCGGTTTCCGGAACAAACGGTCCGTTCACCTACCAATGGAGCAACGGGGCAACAACCAGTTCCATCAGCGGAGTTCCGTTGGGAACTTACTCCTGTGTGATTACAGATGCAGTATCCTGCTCGGTAACCAAATCCGTGTTGTTGGACGCAACTTCTCCAGTAAATGTAGGGGTATCGACAGTCGGTGCAAGCTGTATTTATAGTACAGACGGAACTGCAACAGCAGTTGTAAGCGGAGGAACAGCACCTTATACGTATGCCTATTCAAACGGAACAATAACACAAAATGCGACTAACCTGGGAGTAGATGATTATTATTTAACGGTTACGGATGCAAACGGATGCAGCAGCTGGAAACATTTCTGGATTGCGAATGCAAATACGAGCCAAAGCTGTTACTGCACGATTTCAGGAACGGTTTACGCAGACGCGAATGCTAACTGTACACACGATTCAGGTGAGAACGGGATTGAAAACATTATGATCCATTGTTCCGGTTTCGGTTACACATTTACAGATGCAAACGGACATTACAGCTTCCGGGTTCCAACGGGAACATACACAATCAGCGAGCAGGTAAACTCCTATTATCCGTTATCTGCTTGCCAAAGCAATACGAATACTGTGAATGTAGTTGCTGCTTCAGGGTGTAATACAGTGGTAGATTTCTCCAATGGAACAACACCGATGCATGACTTGAAAATTACTACCATCAATTCGAACCTTCCTCCGATCCCTGGAAACAGCTACCAGCAAAAAGTAATCGTGAGAAATGAAGGAACAGTGACTGAGTCGGGAGTTCAGCTGGGCTATTCACACGACGGACAATTGGCTTTTGTAAACGCGTCTTCACCCGGTTTTGTTCAATTGAACAGCACTGCTTATCCGAATAATTACAGTGTACAGACAGGTTTCCCTTCCCTGAATCCGAACGGAACACACGTCATGCTTTTAGATTACAGCACACCCACAAACATTCCGCTGGGAACACTTGTAAACGTTTACGACACAGTGGCTGGTGCAGCCCCGATTGCAACAGACTGGTTAACAGATAATACGCCCTGGAACAACGTAAATACACATCAGACAACCGTTATTGGTTCTTATGACCCGAATTACAAGGAAGTAACTCCAAAAGGAACAGGAACAACCGGTTTGGTGCCGATGGAAACGAAAGAATTCGATTATACGATCCATTTCCAGAATGAAGGAACGTACTTCGCTCAGAACATTTCCGTGACCGATCAATTGGATGCGGATTTTGACTGGACAACGTTCAAACCGGGTTATTCCGATCATCACTACACAGCAACCATGAGCGAAACAGGTTTGGTAACTTTCACATTTGCAAACATCAACCTGCCATGGAAAGACGGTTTCGGAGACGCTTTGAGCTCCGGGTTGGTTCAGTACAGCATTCAGCGTAAAACAACCACTCCGGTGGGAACAGTGTTTACCAATACGGCAGATATCTTCTTTGATTACAACGCGCCGATTACTACAAATACTACGGTCAATACATTGGATGAACCCGCAAGCATCAATGAAATTGCAGCTTCGGTGGATGGGGTAACGGTAGATTTGTACCCGGTACCAACCAGGGATCAGTTGAATATCCGGGTGAATAATGTTTCGAAAAGCGGATCGGCTGTTGTTAGTGTTATCGACCTGGCAGGTAAAGTGATTTTCTCTGACAAGGTGACTTTGGAAGAAGGATCTACACTGGTAACTAAAAACCTGTCCGGGTTAATGACAGGAACTTACCTGACACGTATTCAATTCGAAAACGGATCTGCTATTGTGAAGAAAATAGTGGTTTCCAATAATTAA
- a CDS encoding efflux RND transporter periplasmic adaptor subunit produces MKTNWIIFIAFAGLLSSCGGAETTTGKEEAHHEESAETVELTEAQYASAEISLGTIEKRSISGVISVNGFLDVPPQSKVSVSAPMAGFVKSTQLLPGSKVAKGQVVAILENQDYIQLQQEYLENYGQLEYLNSEYERQKELAKENINARKSLEQAKANYLSAKGRIEGLRSRLELLNINVNRLQNGKIQNTINLYAPISGYVTKVNTNIGAFVNPTDVLIEIVNTAELHVELTVYEKDIPSIREGQRVLFSLTNETKEREARVKLIGREINSERSVQIHCDITKNDKELIPGMYLKAVVETDNALVSAVPESAIVYFEGKPYIFVREKEHREGGEKNVVFKMVEIVVGKEEAGFVAITLPEGFDVRKQLVVRGAFSLLAKMKNSEEEGGHAH; encoded by the coding sequence ATGAAAACAAATTGGATCATATTTATTGCATTTGCGGGATTACTTTCCTCCTGTGGAGGCGCTGAAACAACTACCGGGAAGGAGGAAGCACATCACGAAGAATCTGCAGAGACGGTGGAACTCACCGAAGCTCAATATGCATCTGCTGAAATTTCCCTGGGAACGATTGAAAAACGTAGCATCAGTGGGGTGATTTCCGTAAATGGCTTCCTGGATGTGCCGCCTCAGAGTAAAGTTTCCGTTTCCGCACCGATGGCGGGCTTTGTGAAATCCACCCAGTTGTTGCCTGGCTCTAAAGTGGCGAAAGGGCAGGTGGTAGCCATCCTGGAGAACCAGGATTATATCCAGCTGCAGCAGGAATACCTGGAAAATTACGGGCAATTGGAATACCTGAACTCGGAATACGAGCGGCAGAAAGAATTGGCCAAAGAGAATATCAACGCCCGGAAATCACTGGAGCAGGCCAAAGCCAATTACCTGTCGGCAAAAGGCCGTATTGAAGGATTGAGATCGCGGCTGGAATTGCTGAATATCAACGTAAACAGGTTGCAAAACGGGAAAATCCAGAATACGATCAACCTGTATGCACCGATTTCGGGCTACGTCACCAAAGTAAATACGAACATCGGCGCATTTGTAAACCCCACGGATGTGCTGATCGAAATTGTAAATACGGCAGAATTGCACGTAGAATTAACCGTTTATGAGAAAGATATTCCTTCCATACGTGAAGGACAGCGCGTCTTATTCAGCTTGACCAATGAAACCAAAGAGCGCGAAGCACGCGTGAAACTCATCGGGAGAGAGATCAACAGTGAACGCAGTGTGCAGATTCATTGCGACATTACGAAGAACGACAAGGAATTGATCCCGGGAATGTACCTGAAAGCAGTAGTGGAAACGGATAATGCCCTCGTAAGTGCTGTTCCGGAAAGTGCCATCGTCTATTTCGAGGGGAAACCATACATCTTCGTCAGGGAAAAGGAACACCGCGAAGGCGGCGAAAAGAATGTCGTTTTCAAAATGGTTGAAATCGTAGTTGGAAAAGAAGAGGCCGGTTTTGTAGCGATTACCTTACCGGAAGGATTTGATGTACGGAAACAGTTGGTAGTTCGAGGGGCATTCAGCCTGCTGGCAAAAATGAAAAACTCCGAGGAAGAAGGCGGACACGCACATTGA
- a CDS encoding CusA/CzcA family heavy metal efflux RND transporter: MLDAIIRFSIRNKLIIGMLMLALVGWGSYSLTRLPIDAVPDITNNQIQIITSAPSQSAQDIERLVTYPVEQSVATVPNVEEVRSFSRFGLSVVTIVFEDGIDIYQARQMVSERLTTVVNDIPAGVGRPELAPVTTGLGEIYQYTIHAGKGYEKKYDAMELRTIQDWIVRRQLLGVKGVADVSSFGGYLKQYEIALNPDKLNSLGITISDVFNALEKNNQNTGGAYIDKKPNAWYIRSEGLIGGLEDIKRIVVRQMDNGLPVLVHDVAQVRYGNAIRYGALTYNDKGEAVGGIVMMLKGANSSQVISAVKERIEQIKKTLPEGVRIEPFLDRAKLVDNAIGTVSKNLLEGALIVIFILVVFLGNFRAGLIVASVIPLAMLFAIALMNLFGVSGNLMSLGAIDFGLIVDGAVIIVEATLHHIRILKPGRNLTQAEMDTEVYASASKIRSSAAFGEIIILIVYLPILALVGVEGKMFKPMAQTVSFAILGAFILSLTYIPMMSALFLSKKTEHKRNFSDRLVDGIQRIYEPLIKKSLGIPKWVIGSAVVFFVASLFLFTRLGAEFLPSLDEGDFAVETRVMLGSSLEETIDASKKGSRILLDRFPDEVEMVVGKIGSGEIPTDPMPIDACDLMVILKDKSHWKKTGNKEELADLMAKELEDIPGVTFGFQQPIQMRFNELMTGARQDVVVKVYGEDLDMLTAYSKKIAGIVNTIDGATDLYLENVRGARQILISYDRDALARFGLNIEDINTVVNAAFAGKSAGLVYEGEKRFDVVVRLEKELRTSIEDVQNLYVKAPNGNQIPLSQVATVRFDDSAPVQIQRDDAKRRITIGFNVRGRDVESVVKELQQKVDQQVAFNPGYYPTYGGTFENLQEARGRLSIAVPVALLLIFVLLYFTFSSIRQSLLIFSAIPLSAIGGIIALWLRDMPFSISAGVGFIALFGVAVLNGIVLIGEFNHLQKQGVENVKERILLATQTRLRPVVMTAAVASLGFLPMALSHGSGAEVQKPLATVVIGGLITATLLTLIVLPCIYYLTNKPKTMNRKTTVPKSIGMLILGVLLAKSGFGQTALSLDSALQIAYANNQNLQAKSKQVQYYEQLKKTSSELPKTDVSLMIGQYNSYYRGDNNITVTQTIPFPTVFVAKSNLASSQIKGASMQLAVSKNELTFEIRQLHTQNAYWHSYKKGLMKQDSILQRFAKATGLNHRAGEGSLLEKTKVETRLNEIRSKQLQVDAELTAIASRLQFLLGSKIPVRFNSDELVPLKTVPIGDTAALKNNPQARYLEQQVSIAEQERKLAVNSALPELKVGYFNQTLYGSLLSENSTQLAGRSDRFQGFQVGLTIPLWFGPDISKSKAAAINRDVKSLDYANYVSGLQSEYEKALIKVEASRNLMEYYLNAAIPNAKLIEQQSLKSFELGEINFTTHLLNTEQIIAINEGYLKAVNDYNSNLLYLNYLMAE; this comes from the coding sequence ATGCTGGATGCAATTATTCGCTTTTCCATCCGGAATAAGCTGATTATAGGCATGCTGATGCTTGCCTTAGTAGGCTGGGGAAGTTATTCGTTAACACGGCTTCCCATTGATGCAGTACCTGATATTACCAATAATCAGATACAAATTATTACTTCCGCTCCCTCGCAGTCGGCGCAGGATATCGAGCGTTTGGTCACTTATCCCGTTGAACAGTCGGTTGCTACCGTCCCGAATGTGGAGGAAGTGCGTTCCTTTTCCCGTTTTGGACTGAGCGTGGTAACCATTGTTTTTGAAGACGGAATAGATATTTACCAGGCGCGCCAAATGGTGTCGGAACGCTTGACAACCGTTGTAAACGATATTCCGGCTGGTGTCGGAAGGCCGGAGTTGGCTCCTGTAACAACCGGTTTGGGAGAAATCTACCAATATACCATTCATGCCGGAAAAGGCTACGAAAAAAAATACGACGCGATGGAGTTGCGGACTATCCAGGATTGGATCGTGCGCCGTCAGTTGCTGGGCGTAAAAGGTGTTGCCGATGTGAGCAGTTTCGGAGGGTACCTGAAGCAGTATGAAATTGCTTTGAACCCGGATAAACTCAACAGCCTGGGAATTACCATTTCGGATGTTTTCAATGCATTGGAGAAAAACAATCAGAATACAGGAGGTGCTTACATCGACAAGAAACCGAATGCGTGGTACATCCGCAGCGAAGGATTGATCGGGGGTTTGGAAGACATCAAACGGATCGTAGTCCGGCAGATGGATAACGGCCTGCCGGTTTTGGTCCACGATGTGGCGCAGGTCCGCTATGGAAATGCCATTCGGTATGGTGCACTAACGTACAACGACAAAGGGGAAGCTGTAGGCGGCATTGTGATGATGCTGAAAGGAGCGAATTCCTCCCAGGTCATATCGGCTGTCAAAGAACGCATCGAACAAATCAAAAAGACCTTGCCAGAAGGAGTTCGGATCGAACCTTTCCTGGACCGGGCAAAACTGGTCGACAATGCCATTGGCACCGTTTCCAAAAACTTGCTGGAAGGAGCGTTGATCGTCATTTTCATCCTGGTAGTATTTCTCGGGAATTTCCGTGCAGGACTGATCGTTGCATCGGTTATTCCACTGGCAATGCTGTTTGCAATAGCCCTGATGAATTTATTCGGTGTTTCCGGAAACCTGATGAGCCTGGGGGCAATTGATTTCGGGCTGATTGTAGACGGAGCGGTAATTATCGTAGAAGCTACGCTGCATCATATCCGCATTTTGAAACCCGGAAGGAATCTCACACAAGCGGAAATGGATACGGAAGTGTATGCTTCCGCCAGTAAGATCCGTTCGTCGGCTGCTTTCGGGGAAATCATCATCCTGATTGTGTACCTGCCGATCCTGGCTTTGGTTGGAGTGGAAGGCAAGATGTTCAAACCGATGGCACAAACCGTTTCTTTCGCGATTTTGGGTGCTTTCATTTTGTCCTTAACCTACATTCCAATGATGAGCGCCTTGTTTCTAAGTAAAAAAACGGAACACAAACGCAACTTTTCAGATCGCCTGGTCGACGGAATCCAGCGCATATACGAGCCGCTGATCAAAAAGTCTTTGGGGATTCCCAAATGGGTTATCGGTTCGGCAGTGGTGTTTTTTGTCGCTTCCCTGTTCCTGTTTACCAGGTTGGGAGCAGAGTTCCTTCCGTCGCTGGACGAAGGTGATTTTGCTGTGGAAACCCGCGTGATGCTGGGAAGCAGTTTGGAAGAAACGATCGATGCATCTAAAAAAGGTTCGCGGATTTTGCTGGACCGTTTCCCGGATGAGGTGGAAATGGTGGTAGGTAAAATTGGCTCGGGAGAAATTCCCACCGATCCGATGCCTATTGACGCTTGCGACCTGATGGTTATTCTCAAAGACAAATCACACTGGAAGAAAACCGGTAACAAGGAAGAACTGGCGGATCTGATGGCCAAAGAACTGGAAGATATTCCCGGAGTCACTTTCGGTTTCCAGCAACCGATCCAAATGCGCTTCAATGAGTTGATGACCGGCGCCAGACAGGATGTGGTCGTAAAGGTTTACGGAGAAGATTTGGATATGCTTACGGCTTACTCCAAAAAGATTGCAGGAATTGTAAATACCATCGACGGAGCGACTGATTTGTACCTGGAAAATGTCAGAGGGGCACGCCAGATTCTCATTTCTTACGACCGGGATGCGTTGGCGCGTTTCGGGTTGAATATTGAAGACATCAATACGGTGGTAAATGCTGCTTTTGCAGGGAAATCAGCTGGTTTGGTATATGAAGGTGAAAAGCGTTTTGATGTGGTGGTGCGTTTGGAAAAAGAACTGCGCACGAGTATCGAAGATGTTCAGAACCTGTATGTGAAAGCTCCGAATGGCAATCAAATTCCGCTTTCACAGGTAGCAACGGTTCGTTTTGATGATTCGGCTCCTGTCCAGATCCAGCGCGATGATGCCAAGAGAAGAATCACGATCGGGTTCAATGTGCGTGGACGCGATGTGGAAAGTGTGGTGAAAGAATTGCAGCAAAAAGTGGATCAGCAGGTGGCTTTTAATCCTGGATATTATCCCACTTACGGCGGAACGTTTGAAAACCTACAGGAAGCCCGTGGTCGCTTGTCCATTGCAGTGCCTGTTGCCTTACTGCTTATTTTCGTGTTGCTTTATTTCACATTTAGTTCGATTCGTCAGAGTTTATTGATCTTTTCAGCCATTCCGCTTTCTGCGATAGGTGGAATCATTGCACTTTGGCTGCGGGATATGCCTTTCAGCATTTCTGCCGGTGTCGGATTTATTGCCCTGTTCGGTGTGGCGGTTCTCAATGGAATTGTATTGATCGGAGAATTCAATCATTTGCAAAAACAAGGAGTGGAAAATGTGAAAGAGCGTATCTTGCTGGCAACACAAACACGCCTGCGACCGGTAGTTATGACTGCTGCCGTGGCATCTCTCGGATTCCTGCCCATGGCGCTTTCACACGGAAGCGGTGCGGAAGTTCAGAAACCGCTGGCAACCGTGGTAATCGGTGGATTGATCACGGCTACGCTGTTAACGCTGATTGTCCTTCCGTGTATTTATTACTTGACGAATAAACCCAAAACGATGAACAGAAAAACAACCGTTCCCAAATCCATCGGCATGCTGATTCTCGGAGTATTGCTTGCAAAGTCCGGTTTCGGGCAAACGGCACTTTCCCTGGATTCTGCTTTGCAAATCGCTTATGCGAACAATCAAAATCTGCAGGCAAAATCGAAACAGGTTCAATATTACGAACAGCTGAAGAAAACGAGCAGCGAATTGCCTAAAACGGACGTGAGTTTAATGATCGGTCAGTATAACAGCTATTACAGAGGCGACAATAATATCACGGTTACACAGACCATTCCGTTCCCCACGGTGTTTGTAGCGAAATCAAACCTGGCAAGTTCACAGATCAAAGGAGCATCTATGCAATTGGCTGTTTCCAAAAATGAATTGACCTTTGAAATCCGGCAATTGCATACCCAAAATGCGTATTGGCATTCGTACAAAAAAGGGTTGATGAAGCAGGATAGTATTTTGCAGCGATTCGCAAAAGCAACCGGGTTAAACCATCGTGCGGGTGAAGGCTCATTGCTCGAAAAAACAAAGGTTGAGACGCGTTTGAATGAGATCCGGAGCAAACAGTTACAGGTAGATGCAGAATTGACCGCTATAGCCAGCAGGCTGCAGTTTTTACTGGGCTCAAAGATTCCGGTGCGGTTCAATTCGGACGAACTGGTGCCGCTCAAAACGGTTCCGATCGGGGATACGGCTGCATTGAAAAATAATCCGCAGGCCCGTTACCTGGAACAACAGGTTTCGATTGCAGAGCAGGAACGCAAATTAGCCGTTAATTCGGCACTCCCGGAATTGAAAGTGGGATATTTCAATCAAACCCTCTACGGAAGTTTGCTGTCGGAAAATTCCACGCAGCTTGCCGGGCGTTCTGACAGGTTCCAGGGATTCCAGGTCGGATTAACTATTCCGCTTTGGTTTGGCCCGGATATCAGCAAATCGAAAGCCGCAGCTATTAACCGCGATGTCAAAAGCCTGGATTACGCCAATTATGTAAGCGGGTTGCAAAGCGAATATGAGAAGGCGCTGATTAAAGTGGAAGCCAGCAGGAATTTAATGGAATATTACCTCAACGCAGCGATCCCGAATGCGAAACTGATCGAACAGCAATCCCTCAAATCCTTTGAGTTGGGTGAGATCAATTTTACGACACATTTATTAAATACAGAACAAATCATTGCTATCAATGAAGGATATTTAAAAGCAGTAAATGACTACAATTCAAACCTGCTTTACCTGAATTACCTGATGGCTGAATAA